CATGTATACTCCGAAACACCTTCCGATACGGGCATTGTTCCGGCAAGCGCCATGGTTTGAAAGCATCCGGCATCTCCCTTAAGCAGAAGTTCCGGCGTAGCGCCAAGCCACAGACCCGATTTAGGCGCATTCACCAAGTAGGTGAAGGCTGAAAGGTATGCGTCTTTAGCGTTAAGGAAAACCTTACCGATGCTCTTTGCATGCCGATCGACAACCAGCTTACGCGACAGCACCAGCTTAGAAAAGCGACCTCCTTTCAGCTGCTCCATAAAGCGGCTAAAAGTGGCATTGTATATTTCGGATGTTGTAGAATGATCCGAACTATTCCCGTTCGAAACGACACCACCCGTTGGCTTCGAGATCTTATCAACAAAACCGCAGTAAATGCTCTTCGATTTAAACAGCAGCAGCGGTTTCTCGGAACTTAATATAAAAGGAGCAAATACAAAGCCGTCCTCTCCATCAAGATCGCTAAATGAACCCAACTCTATAGGAGCGCTATCTTCTACAATAAGCGTAGGCTCGGTGCTAAAAGGCAGGAAGTAGCAAGCAAAAGCAACTCCCCGAGCAATAAGTTCATCTAGTAAACGGGCATATTGAGTAGGTACAATAGACATCTATCTGCGTTCAATAATCATATTGGTAACACGTATTGATGAGATGAGGCGTTCGCCCTGAAACACATCAACGTTCCATAAATGGGTAGAGGCTCCCTGGTGAATTATGGTTCCAATCCCTTTCACCTCGCCATCGCGAGCACCCGAAATATGGCTGGTGCTTAGCTGCATGCCGCGAACATCACGGGTAGCATTATCAACTAAAAGGAAAGAGCCATGGCCGGCAATCGTCTCTGCAAGCGCTATGGTAGCCCCTCCGTGAAGTATCCCTACAGGCTGCATCGTTCTATGATCAACAGGCATCGTTGCCTCAACCCTACCCTTTTCGATTTTGGTGATTACTATGCCAAGATTCTCCATAAGAGTTCCCTTGAACGACTCGTTGATCTCTTCGAGCGAAGAATCAATGCTTATGCTCTTCATATCCATCTATTCGATTCCTTTTCGTTAACAAGGGAAATACGCCAACCGCCCTCACGTGATTGCAACTTGAAGGGCTTCCACCCTGTAAATTTAAGCGTGCCAAAAATAGCTCCTTGTTTTGAATAATTCTTTGTAAAAGATCAGATAATTGACAGAGGCAGCTTAGGGAAGCACGCCATTGGGTGGAAATAGCGAAGAAAAAGAGGGGTAAAACCAGCGGTAAGCCATCCGCTAAAACAAAGAGACGTGCCTGGTTGCACGTCTCTTTGTTAGTATCATAAATAATGGAAGGCTCTACTTGACGTAGAAGTCGATCATGCGCGAAATGGCCTGCTGGCAAACTGGGCAGAACCCATCCTTGGTGTTTACGCGCATCTGGCACTTGTCGATTGGGCGGTAAATGCCCTTAGCCATGTATCCGCCACCCTCGTAAACGCCCAGTTCGCGGGGCTTGTTGGGGTCGGCAATGGTTGGGATTGGCGTGCCCACTGGGAGCATAGACTTCCACTTGGCATCGAAGTTTACCAGCGTGGTGATGTTGGGCTCCCAAGGCTCCAACTTAAGGTTGTAGAAATCTTCGTAGGCGGTTTCGGAGTTAAAGTACTCGTCGGCTAAGCCGGCAAACGAGTGGCCGAACTCGTGGATCATCACCTCGCCCTTGAACTTGTTGTCCGACGATGCCATGGCGTAGTAGTTGTAGATTCCGCCGCCGCCGTAAACGTCGGTATTGGTTAAGATGAAGATGGCATCGGTAGGAACATCCCAAACGGCATCGCGCACCGCCTTGTAGTCGGATGTGGTGAGGTAGCGATCGGTTCCGAAGGTGTAGAAGGTGGAGGCAAGCGGCGTGCGGCTCCAGTAGCCCTTGCCGGGGTTGTCGGGACCTTCGGTTTCGGAGGGCGCCATTACGGCATAAACGTTGAAATCGCTCTTGCGCGACTTGTAGGGCTCGCGCTGGAACATGTAGTCGACCATTTCGCGAACGTCCTTTTCGAACTTCGCCATCTGCTTTTGGGTGTACCCTTCGGCTACGAATACCAGATCGACCCTCTTATCGGGGGTGCCGTTATCGAGGATCTTCTTCCGGGGGTAGCTGGGCTTTGCCTCGCGGCTGATGAACTTGCTGGTTGGGTCGATTGAGGTCTTCAGCAGCGAGGTCCAGCCGCCAGTGGTGCGGTTGCGCTCGAAGAACTCGACATCGACGATAGCCTTGGGGAAAGGCATGGTTACCACCTGCGGATAGGCGCGGGGCAGCACCTTTGCCTCGGCGGTAGTGCGCCACTCGAAGAAGAGGGTGCTAAACCCAACCTTGAAGATCTCCTTACCAGTAGCCTTGTCGTAGGCCTTAACCTGGTACTCGCCATACTCGAAGGGAGCCACCAAATTGGTGCGCGTACCCGCCCAGGTAGGCTCCTCGGAGTACTTGTCGATGTACACATGCTGCGCGGAGGCATCGCCTGCCAGCAGAAAATCAATCCGTAACGACTTATCCGTAAAGTAGCTACTATACGCATCCTGAGCCTTAACGGCTGGCGTTAAAAAGATGCAAAAGAACAAGAGTATGGCTTGGATTCTTTTCATTTTAATAATTTTGTAGAGAGTCTAAATGTAGGAAAAATATGAACCCGCAGACCCGCAGCGCCAAACATCTTTAAATTATTGCGGCTTGCATTGCGGGGAGCATACCACCATTGAAAAACAACTTAATCCGTATGAATTCGCTAGAAAAGCAGGCCCAAATTGCCACGCACCAGGGTGAGCATATCATCCATCGCCTTCAAGACCTCCTTTCGGGATGGGGGGTGCCCGAAAGCATCATCATCCATACCCGCGTGGCCATAAGCATCATCATCATTTTGCTGGTGGCCTACCTGGCCAAGAAGTTAACCGACTTTATCGTCCTTAGGGTTATCCACCAAGTAGCAGCAAAAACCAAATCGCTTTGGGACGACTTCCTGGTGGAACGCCACGTGTTTCGCCGGCTCAGCAACCTGATCCCTGCGCTAATTGCTTACCACCTGACCGAGGTGGCCCTTGCCGACTTCAGCCACACCTACTACGAGGTGATCCAGATGCTGATCCGGGGCTACTCCGTGTTTGTGGTTGCCTGGACGCTGGATGCCTTCCTGAGCGCGGCCAACGATATCTACAATACCACCGAAATGGCCAAGGATAGATCCATTAAGGGGTACATTCAAATCGGGAAGATCATTGTCTACTTCTTTGCAACCATCGTCATTGTGGGCATCCTGGCCGATAAGGACCCCGCCCGCATCCTCCTAGGCCTCGGCACCTTTGCCGCCGTGCTGATGTTGGTGTTCAAGGATACCATCCTGGGGCTGGTGGCCTCCGTGCAGCTCTCGGCCAACGACCTGGTGAAGATCGGCGACTGGATTGAGATGCCCAACCGCAACATCGACGGCAAGGTGATGGACATCAGCCTGACCTCGGTGAAGGTGCAGAACTGGGACTTCACCATCAACTCCATCCCCACCTACTCGCTGGTAACCGAGTCGTTCCAGAACTGGCGCGGTATGGAGCTGGCACAGGGGCGCAGGCTGAAGAACAGCATCTACATCGACGTGAACTCGGTGCGCCTCTGCTCCGACGAACTGCTCGACCGCCTGGCGAAGTTCCCCGTGCTGAGCGGCTACCTCCAGGAGGTGAAGGCCAACCTCCAGCACGAAACCGCGGCCGCCAACGGCGAGCACGGCATCGCCATTGGGGTACGCCCCTCGAACCTCAACCTGTTTAGGAACTACGTGGAGCTGTCGCTGCGCAGCAACCCCGACATCCACCAGGAGCTGAGCCTGCTGGTGCGCTACCTGCCCGCCATCGACAAGGGGGTGCCGGTGGAGTACATCTGCTTCTCGCGCAAGAAGGACTCCAACGAGTTCGAGAACGTGAAGGCAGGGCTGCTGGAGCACTTCTGGTCGGTGCTGCCCGAGTTCAACCTCACGCCGTTCCAGAACCCAACGGGGGCCGACTTTAGGCGGATGGCAGAGGTGCAGCAGTAGCCCTCCGGCGAAACCCATACGCCGCACTGGCGGCACACCACCGATCACCACACCATTAAATCATACGCTAAAATGACTAAGAACATCAACATGAAAATGCGCCTCGCCCTGCTGCTCGCCCTGCTATCATCGGGGGTAGCCGTTGGGCAAACGCTCCCCGTAGGCGATAAAGGAAAGGTGGCCTACACCACAACGCTCCAGGTGCCGCTGAGCAAGAAGGAGCTGGCCGCGAACGCCATGCAGTGGGTAGCCAAGGTAGCGGGCAACCCGGGCCGATGCGTCCAGCAGCACGACACCGCCACCGGCAAGATGCAGCTTGCGTCTGCCGAAAAGGCGTGCTCGATTAACGGAACCAGCGCTAGGGTTACCTTCTCGGCAGCCATAGCCTACGCCGAGGGGCAGTGCAGCCTAACGATCTACGACATCAAGTCGCGCACCTTTGGGAACTGCTTCCCCGTAAGCTACACCCTCGACGTATCGAAGAACCAAGCGCTAAAGGAGGCCCGTGCGAAGCTGAAGGCCGCCAAATCGGCCAAGGAGAAGAAGGAGTACCAGCAGCAGCTGGCCACCCTCACCCGCGAAATAAACGACTTCAACGCGCTATTCAACCGCTACCTCGATCGGTTTAAGGAGATAATGGCGAAAAAGAGCAACGCCCCAACCCCTGCCGCCCCCCAACCGGTGAGCTGAGCATCGGTTTTAGGCGCTAGATATTAGGTAAACACCTGTCGGCTTGGGCTGGCAGGTGTTTTTTGCATCGGTCAGCCTGCAATTTGCAGGGTACACCCTCCTTTTTGCAGCCTGAACCCTGCAATTTGCAGCCTATACTCTGCAATTTGCAGCCTGAACCCTGCTTTTTGCAGCCTCTACCCTGCTTTTTGCAGCCTCTACCCTGCTTTTTGCAGCCTACACCCTGCTTTTTGCAGCCTGAACCCTGCTTTTTGCAGCCTATACCCTGCAATTTGCAGCCTGCACCCTCCTTTTTGCAGCCTACACCCTGCAATTTGCAGCCTACACCCTGCATTTTGCAGCCTATACCCTCCTTTTTGCAGCCTGAACCCTGCTTTTTGCAGCCTGCACCCTGCTTTTTGCAGCCTGAACCCTGCTTTTTGCAGCCTCGACCCTGCAATTTGCAGCCTGAACCCTGCTTTTTGCAGCCTACTACCCTGCTTTTTGCAGCCTATCACCCTGCTTTTTGCAGCCTATCACCCTGCTTTTTGCAGCCTGCACCCTGGAATTTCGCCTTTAGGGCAAGCTCACCGCCGCATC
This window of the uncultured Acetobacteroides sp. genome carries:
- a CDS encoding isochorismate synthase; the protein is MSIVPTQYARLLDELIARGVAFACYFLPFSTEPTLIVEDSAPIELGSFSDLDGEDGFVFAPFILSSEKPLLLFKSKSIYCGFVDKISKPTGGVVSNGNSSDHSTTSEIYNATFSRFMEQLKGGRFSKLVLSRKLVVDRHAKSIGKVFLNAKDAYLSAFTYLVNAPKSGLWLGATPELLLKGDAGCFQTMALAGTMPVSEGVSEYTWSAKDREEQQIVTDYISDRLTSCGVVEMEKEGPATAKAGNVVHLKTTFRFTADGNVGVGTLVDTLHPTPAVCGLPKEEAQQYITETEQHHREYYTGFAGVVRSNKETELYVNLRCMKVEAQQFSLFAGGGITAKSVGEREWMETNHKLRTLQSIIEADD
- a CDS encoding hotdog fold thioesterase, translating into MDMKSISIDSSLEEINESFKGTLMENLGIVITKIEKGRVEATMPVDHRTMQPVGILHGGATIALAETIAGHGSFLLVDNATRDVRGMQLSTSHISGARDGEVKGIGTIIHQGASTHLWNVDVFQGERLISSIRVTNMIIERR
- a CDS encoding M64 family metallopeptidase, yielding MKRIQAILLFFCIFLTPAVKAQDAYSSYFTDKSLRIDFLLAGDASAQHVYIDKYSEEPTWAGTRTNLVAPFEYGEYQVKAYDKATGKEIFKVGFSTLFFEWRTTAEAKVLPRAYPQVVTMPFPKAIVDVEFFERNRTTGGWTSLLKTSIDPTSKFISREAKPSYPRKKILDNGTPDKRVDLVFVAEGYTQKQMAKFEKDVREMVDYMFQREPYKSRKSDFNVYAVMAPSETEGPDNPGKGYWSRTPLASTFYTFGTDRYLTTSDYKAVRDAVWDVPTDAIFILTNTDVYGGGGIYNYYAMASSDNKFKGEVMIHEFGHSFAGLADEYFNSETAYEDFYNLKLEPWEPNITTLVNFDAKWKSMLPVGTPIPTIADPNKPRELGVYEGGGYMAKGIYRPIDKCQMRVNTKDGFCPVCQQAISRMIDFYVK
- a CDS encoding mechanosensitive ion channel domain-containing protein; the protein is MNSLEKQAQIATHQGEHIIHRLQDLLSGWGVPESIIIHTRVAISIIIILLVAYLAKKLTDFIVLRVIHQVAAKTKSLWDDFLVERHVFRRLSNLIPALIAYHLTEVALADFSHTYYEVIQMLIRGYSVFVVAWTLDAFLSAANDIYNTTEMAKDRSIKGYIQIGKIIVYFFATIVIVGILADKDPARILLGLGTFAAVLMLVFKDTILGLVASVQLSANDLVKIGDWIEMPNRNIDGKVMDISLTSVKVQNWDFTINSIPTYSLVTESFQNWRGMELAQGRRLKNSIYIDVNSVRLCSDELLDRLAKFPVLSGYLQEVKANLQHETAAANGEHGIAIGVRPSNLNLFRNYVELSLRSNPDIHQELSLLVRYLPAIDKGVPVEYICFSRKKDSNEFENVKAGLLEHFWSVLPEFNLTPFQNPTGADFRRMAEVQQ